The window aattacgctatgcgcagggatgccaagttcaaagaatttttatgagtgacattttcatgactcggcatcgcTCGGCATCTTGGCGCGCGAATGTGCGCGCAAGCGAGGGTGTAGGAGGGTTTTTTCCCTAtgtggcctcccacggtagggagctttttcagtatttagctcttaatggtgcgatcaggtgcatacttaagtgaccattttttacttattttgaaagacgtAAGGGAAATATACCCTCAGTTGCAACTGtcactttaatcttttgagctatgctccttattataggcccaagttgcagactttgcccaatgcgtgagaaaaatgggtgccatgcgtgagatcgtgagacagaccctaaatgcttgagtctcacgcagaatgcgtgggATTTGGTAGCTctgtatgcgtatggggctgctggacGCAGTTACCAAGGTACGTACGTAAATAGGTGACCGGATATAGTCGCATCATTTTCGTTAATGGGAATTATTACGTTTGAGCCGAGTTGAGGCTCAGTTTGGATATTGGTTTCTGTGAAGTTGACAGAACGATATAGGCATGTATGATGTGCctattgaagaaaaatagtgttCCTGGTTCATTTAGGAGAATTTAAGACATGTATGAAGATTGAAGTCAGAAAATTTAGGTTGGTCTTGACTCCTTGTTGTCTATCAATGAAAATAGAATGTGTGTTATAAATTAGCAATGCCATAGTCACAGAGCATAAGCAATGATACACGATATGTGTGGCTGCCTCACTTAACACGAGATGCTAAGTGACGAGTTTCGGTCGAGTTCGAAGAACGATAGCACTCCAACAGAATTTATTCCAAACAGAGAGATATGAATTTGCGAAAACGAAGTTATTGGAATCCAAATCTCCCATGTAGAAGTAGAGTAGGATTCCAATAAATTCGTTTTCGCAAATTAATATCTCTCTGTTTGGAATAAATTCTGTTGGAGTGCTATCGTTCTTCGAACTCGACCAAAACTCCTCACTTAGCAACTCGTGTTAAGTGAGGCAGCCGCAATAAAATACAATTGACAAATTAAGAATGAACAAGTTGATACCGAATTGATCACTTCGACCGCTGTTTAAACTGGAATTTCGTCATGGATCCCGTGAAAGACGAAACAAGTGTTAGTGTTGCCAGCCACAAGACCAGTGGGAGCAGAGCCAGCCGATCTTCGAAAGCGAGTTCTGTGGATCTGCGCAGACGTCAGGCTGCTCTTCGGGCTTCCTTATCATTCGACGAAGAGGAAGCTAGACTGGAGTCTGAAGCCAGGTTAGCGGAAGCTCGGCTAAGAAATCTTCAAAAGAAACGAGAGCTCGCCGAAATCGAGGCAGAACAAGCTGTGTTGGAAGACTGTGAAAGTGAAGCAGCACAGGATGACAATCCAGTTTTCAAAGAGCTTGATAAGGAGGACAAGGATGAATGTATCGATCGCTTCTTTAACTCGCAAGATAATCAAGGAACACCCCCTCCTACGTTAGAAGCCGGACAGCCTCCAGTAACATCTCAGCCAAAAGCCGATTCACAGCAAGCGGACTGGCATAATACCATCTCGTCTCTGGAGAAGTGTATGTTACAACTAGCTGAGACATCTCTTCAACAAGGTCGCATAAATCAGCAAATGCTAGCCTCCACCCAGTTGCCAAAGGTGGACATTCCAATTTTCTCTGGGGATCCACTTGTCTACCCTCTATGGATAAACACCTTTGATTCTGTGGTGGACTGCAAACCCATTGATAATGGGACCAAGCTCAATCTACTACATAACTCTGTATCTGGAAAGCCAAAGGAAATCGTGcagcattttgttttgattggaTCCCCTGATGCATATCAACAAGCGCAAGAAAGCCTGACCAGACGGTACGGCGATCCAACAATCGTGAGCTCAGCATTCATTTCCAAGCTGAATTCTTGGGGAAAATACATAGTCGTGATGCCTCGGGCCTCCAAGATTTCGCAGATTGCCTCTCAAAAGTCATCGCAGCAAAGGAATCCGTGAAAAGCCTTGGAATTTTAGACTTCCCTCAGGAAAACGCCAAACTTGTTGACAAACTCCCTCCATATCTTGAAAATAAATGGAGGGATGAAATCGAACGATTCAAGGACAAGCATGGACGACAGGAATTCCCACCTTTCTCCGCCTTTGCTGAGTTCGTGAGGAGAGCAGCAGACAGAGCCAACATCCCCGAGCTAAGTGCAGCAGTTTGGGAGCAGCCACGGCTAGCCAATACAAAGCCAAGTGGAAAAAATGCCCGTACCTTTGCAACTGAAGGAAAATGTTCCAAGCCTTTGGTCAAACAAACGCAGGAATCTACAAAGAACAAAGCATGTCCGTTTTGCAGTGAAAATCATCTGATCGAAGATTGCTCGGGATTCAAAAACATCCACCTCGAAGAGCGCCGAGCATTCTTCTTCGAGGAAAAACTATGCTTCGGGTGTGGGCTACATTCAAACCATCATAGCAAACAATGCAAGGCTAAGCGCTCATGTGCAGTCTGCAAGGGAAGGCACCTCACCTGCTTTCATTCTTGGCAGAAGCAGCCGAATACCAAACAGGAAGGAGCAGCATCGTCAAAGTGCACTTCagtgtgtcatctgcaaaacgTCGAAGGGAAGGACCACTCTATGATTGTGCCAGTTTGGGTGAGGCATGCTGGTGATCCAACAAAAGAGTCCCTTGAATATGCAATTCTGGAAGATCAATCCAACGTTAGTTTCGTATCGGAAAAACTTTTCAAAAAACTTGATCTTCGGGGCCATAAAACCAATCTCAGGCTTACAAAGCTGCACAACACCTCGGACACAGAAACTTTCAAGGTCCGCAACCTGGAACTTCTCgaccacaaaaaagaaaacatcgtAAAGCGTTCAACTGCCTTCACCCGGAGCGACATTCCTGCCACCAGGTCGCAAATTCCTAAGGCAGATATCGCAAATAGATGGCCACACCTCGTTCGTGTCGCGGAGGAAATGATGCCGTACGATCAGAATGTCGAAGTTTCTCTCCTCATCGGAACCGACTGTCCTAGTGCGATTCGACCTCGGGATATCGTCTCCGGTGGAGAAGAGGAACCATATGACCTGAAATCTCTGCTCGGTTGGGGAGTTGTGGGTCGCATCTGCAAGGATCCTGTTGACACAGATTCAGCTAGTTGTCACAAAATCGCGGCTGGATTGTACCAGAATCTCGCATACCCAACCAAGGCAAAGGAGATTCTCACTGATGACAAAATCCTCAAAGTTTTAGAGGCTGACTTCCAGCATGACGGCATCAGCGAACCCCTTTCCGTTGAAGACCAGAAGTCAACTATGGTATCAACTATGTTCCTCACACTGGAGTTTACCACCCTCGTAAACCAGGCAAAATTCGCGTCGTGTTCGATTGTTCGGCCAAATGCGATGGTGTCTCCCTCAACGATCATCTTCTTCAAGGCCCTGACCTCACAAATGGACTTCTTGGAATTCTCTGTCGCTTCCGGGAGGAGAACATTGCTGTCATGGCGGACATCAGAAGTATGTTTCACCAATTCTTTGTTGCAGAGAAAGACCGTGACCTTCTTCGCTTCCTGTGGTGGGAAGATGGAAATCCTAGCAAAGACGTGGTGGAATACCGCATGAAGGTGCATCTTTTCGGGGCTGCGAGCTCGCCAGGTTGTGCAAACTTCGGCCTCAAGAGGGCAGCAGACGATGGTGAGAAAGAATTCGGAAAAGATGCGGCCGACTACATCAGAAAGGAGTTCTACGTCGACGATGGCCTAAAGTCTGTCCCCACCATTGAAGATGCAGTGTCACTCTTGAAGTCAGCACAGGGTATCTGTTCTAAAGCAGGACTAAAACTACATAAGATCATGTCAAACAGAAAGGAAGTGCTCGAACAATTCGCAACAGATGACAGGGCTAAGTGTGTGGCAGACCTCGACCTCGCTGTGGATCTCCTCCCTCTAGAACGCGCTCTTGGTGTAGTGTGGTGCGTGGAGAATGACAGCCTCCAGTTTCGTCTCGAGCTTCGTGATCGTCCTTTCACTAGAAGAGGGATCCTGTCAACCGTCTGTTCGATCTACGATCCTAATGGCCTCGCCAGCCCAGTGACACTGAGGGGTAAGCAAATCTTGCAGAGCTTATGCCGGCTCAAACTCGACTGGGATAGTCCAATTCCTGATGACATTCGACCACAGCGGGAAAAATGGAGGATGGAGATAAGTGAACTCGAAAACTTCCAGCTTCCTCGCTGCTACAAGCCTCCCACCTTTGGATCAGTGAAGCATGCTGAGTTTCATTTCTCAGATGCAAGCCAGAATGGGTATGGTCAGTGTACATACCTTCGTCtcgttgatgaaaatgatgatgtatCATGCTCCCTCGTCATTGCAAAGTCTAGAGTGACTCCTCTCAAGCAACAAACCATCCCAAGACTCGAACTAGCTGCTGCTGTCATCTCGGCAAAGATGAGTGCATTCCTCCGCAATGAACTCACATACCCAGATGTTCGCGAATACTTCTGGACTGACAGCAAGATTGTGTTGGGGTACATTAGTAACGAGTCCAGGAGATTTCATGTCTACGTGGCAAATCGCGTCCAGCAAATACGCAATGAGTCTGACCCCGCATCATGGCACTACGTAGACACCTCATCGAACCCTGCAGATGATGCTTCTCGTGGTCTTACAGCAAGGGAGCTGGTGGATAGTAGTACTTGGCTAGCAGGTCCATCCTTCCTACATGAGAAAGGAAAATTTCTTCCCCCTGTGCATCTTCAACTCACGGTAGAAGAGACTGATCCAGAGGTGAAAAAATCGACCAGCTTCTCGACGAGGGCACAAGCCTGCAGCAACCTTGATGCAAATCGACTGTCGCATCTTTCTAGCTGGTATCGGGCCAAGCGAGCAGTAGCCATATGCCTGAGGTTCAAGCATCGTCTACAAATGAGAGAAGTCAAGCTGAAGAAATCCCCGACAGTGACACGACCAGTCTCACGAATAACTCTGACCGTGGCAGATCTCCAAGAAGCTGAAACTGAACTTCTTCGCTGTGTCCAGAGGGAGCACTTTGATCGAGAGCTTCGAGTCCTCACTGACCTCAACATACGTGATGACAGTGATAGGCAGACTGCAAAAAGGAGAAATGATGACATCAAGTCCACAAGCTCGTTATATCGACTGGACCCCTTTGTAGATGACAAAGGAATCGTCAGAGTAGGAGGTCGCATCCGTCGAGCGAACATCCCAGACTATGTGAGACACCCCGTCATCGTTCCAAAAGATGCTCATTTGACAACTCTCCTAATTCGTCATCACCACGGAGAAGTCAATTACATGGGCAGAGGAGCAACTCACAACCAACTTCGACAGGCAGGCTACTGGGTGATAGGTGGTTCGTCTGCAGTCTCGTCCATCGTATCCAAGTGTGTTACCTGCAAGCGACTTCGCGGACCACTGGAGAAACAGAAGATGGCAGACCTGCCTGAAGACAGATTTGAACAGGCTCCCCCCTTCACATACTGTGCTGTCGACTACTTTGGGCCATTTTCCATCACGGAGAAACGAAGCACAGTAAAGCGGTACGTAGCGCTGTTCACCTGCATGGCTTCCAGATCTGTTCATCTAGAATCTACTAACAGTCTCGACACCAGTTCCTTCATCAACTGTCTTCGCAGATTCGTAAATCGTCGTGGCCCAGTACGACAAATTCGATCGGACAGAGGAACTGCATTCGTAGGTGCGAGAAACGAGCTGCGAGAAGCTCTAAAACAGATGGATCAGGACAAAATTCGTCACTATCTCACAGAGAATGGCACAGACTGGATTCCCTTCAAAATGAATCCACCCCATGCATCGCATATGGGCGGTGTGTGGGAACGCCAGATACAAACAGTTCGTCGTGCTCTTGAACCCCTGATAATGTCTGCGGGAAAACAGCAGGATGATGAGGCTTTCAGAACATTCCTTTCTGAAGCAGAGTCAATCGTCAATTCAAGGCCTCTCACAACACAGAACCTGAACTCGCTTGATGCTCCAGAACCACTGACGCCCAACCACCTCTTGACCATGAAGGCAAAAGTAGTCCTCCCTCCACAAGGCAAGTTCCAAAGAGCGGACTTGTATGCTAGGAAATGGTGGCGTCGAGTGCAACATCTCACCAACGAGTTCTGGACGAGGTGGAGAAAAGAGTACCTGACTGACTTGCAAACCCGCCAGAAGTGGACTCGTCCAAAGAAAAACCTTCGAGTCGGCGACATCGTCATCTGCAAAGAGGCAGATGATAATCGTGGGCAGTGGCCGCTAGGGAGAGTGTCGGAGGTATACCCCAGCGACGACGGTCTCATTCGCAAGGTGCAACTCGTGCTGGCAGATTCATCGCTGGACGGCCGAGGCAAACGCCACAAGCAGCCCATCAGGATGGAGAGGCCTGTTCACAAGTTGGTCCTTCTCCTGTCGCCAGATGAGTCCCAGTAAAAGGGAAGACCATAGGATTCCCCATCAAGGAGCCAACATAGTAAATTTTGATTTAATCGAACAAAATCATGTATTTTGCTTTGTGTCTCTGTTTCTCGTTTCACTCTATCCTAAATAAtcctttctttatatctttgtttcaaTCTTCTCTCACTCTATATTTCTTGCCTTTGCTCGAATCGTTAATAGTGAATATCGTTAGTTATTGTCCATCTAtattgtatagatgataatataTCAGGAGGAAACTTTGTcctattttctattttgtcctcattctctttcttctcttcccTCTTTATTTCCTTCTTTGCTTTCATCATTAATTGTTAATGCAGATACAATGTAATTACCATTTCAATATCTGTACTTGACATTTCAATTTTGGATGTTATTATATGTCTGATCACTTATacattttttgaatttttattgaatttatgaCTGGTTCGTTAAAATTTCTTCTGGGTAACTGCCTGTTAGCAGTTAAAGGAGCCATGTCACTGCAGCAGTATGCAGTGAACAGATATAAGAGTTCTCATTCCATTTCATCGCtattttttgtgtatatatttcTCAGAAGTATTCTGAATGCAACTTGTGTACTGTGATATAACTcatggtgacatttttgtgcataGCTGGTATACAGTTACTTACACATGTATCTTACATACACCTGTATACCTGCAACTTGGCGTTTGATATGAAGCTTGCAGCACTGCCCCCACAGCCACTATTGTTAATTTCTGTGCCTGTCCAGCCTCTATTATGTATAGGAGTTGGACGCTTGGGCCCTATCTTAGTCATAAACTTAACCTCCCAAGCACACAACAAAGGCCCCTTTCAAATTGTGTAGTCCCCTATTGTTTGAACCCAACTTCTGCTGGTAGCCTTGGCGTGGGAACTAAGTTAGCTTTTGCAACATCTTGGGCTTAGAAAGCCAGCAAGAAAGCCAAACTAGTCAGTATCATGTTCGATCATCGTTGAGAAAGCATCTCATATCTAGTACCTCGTATCTCGTGTCTCGTATCTTCGAAGTTCGTTCCTTCGTTCCAAAACCAGTTCAACAGTTCAAAGCCTCCAATTGGTAAGAATAGTTCTTTATTTCAGTATAAGGTGATTTGTATTTAGTAATTTCAATAACCAAAACTATTCTAGCATTTCTGAACTCAATTCTTGGAAGCTTTCTTGCTCAGAGTTATAATTGAAATCAGTTTTTACAAGTATAAgattaatgtacattgtaggctgAATAACTATGCTTAATTTCTAATCAACTCTGAGTTCATTACAAAAGTTAAGATTTTCATGTTATTGCTAGTTACTTTCTGTAATGCTGTTTCCCTTTATTTCTCTGATTTTAGTAACTCAAATGATAGTCTAAAGGTCATATTCATTGTTGGAATAATATGTTCGCATGtgtgtatttacaatgtatagatTAACAGTCTAGTAAAACAGATAGAGCTGTacttgttttatcattttatgaATTGTGATGCTCAGTAATATTTAAGGCTTAAGAAATAATCTACATTTCACTATTCGGATATGTACATGTgggtttgatttggttttatATCTGTTATGTTCAGTGAACGCACATCTGTTGACCTTAGTATAATGAGAGTTATTTTTAAGCACTTTTCTTTAATATCACACGCACTTAGTCGCTGTTATGAATTCGTTTTCCTTGTAATATTTTTCGTTGATTAGCATACTAAATGTTCGCTTTATTTGTTCTATTCTTCTTGCAGTATTTTATCTACTCTACTTCTACATGGGAGATTTGGATTCCAATAAATTCGTTTTCGCAAATTCATATCTCTCTGTTTGGAATAAATTCTGTTGGAGTGCTATCGTTCTTCAAACTCGACCGAAACTCCTCACTTAGCAACTCGTGTTAAGTGAGGCAGCCACAATATGTGAATTTAGATAATATCCACTGGAGAAGTTGCATGTGCTAGACATGACATAAAATAAGTCACACAAACAAGGTATGTAAACGGTAAATCGACAGTCACACAAACAAGGTATGTAAACGGTAAATCACTTCAGAAGTACAACTACTTGATCCCATGCTTTAGCAGGTAGATATTCCAATATTGATTGTATGCTGAACTTTATTTTATTCACTTACAGGTTGAACCTTGCTGATCCATGCTGATGCATGGTGTTAGCTTGGTCTCATACTGGGCCAAAGGGACCTGTGTGTGATTGATTATTTATCATCGAGTTCACTATGCATCAAGTTCAATAATGGTCTTCAGGATGAGTGATACAGGTCAACCTCGAGAGACTGGTGAGCCATATAGGATGCCAGAGCTGGAGATGGAAGATGTTCAGGATGTCAATCCTGGTTCCTCGTTGAGTCAGTGTGGAAGCCATGCCAGTTCTTCTGAGAGTGATGGCCAGAAGGGcatactattactattactgaAGCAGCTGCTACAGAAACGCATCAAAAACTAGAGCTCGAGGAGTTTCGACTTATGCAGCGTAAGATGAGATTAGCTATGAAGACCAAGCTGCAGGTTGCTGAAGCAGAGGAGCAGATATACCTTGACTACGAGAGCAAGAAGTAGGGAGTCGGCTTTCCTGTGAAAGCAGAGGAGGAAACCTTGCTGTACCCAACTGAATGGGCCAACCAACCAGTACAAACGAGTACACCGATTTCCCTGACTAGAGAAGTAGCAAAGaagttattttcaaattttctttgacttttagCAGATATAGTCCAAAAGCCAATAAGATCATCAGCATCATGTAGTATCCCTGAACCAGGTTTGATGAAAGCCCATCAATTTTTCCGTAGATACATCCGTACAGACCGGGAGACAGACAGGCAACCAAAcatatgcctccggcaccatttagggcggaggcataataatgaGACTCCTATATGTCACGTATGTTTAAACCATATAAAATTTGAGACGGGTCACAttgaattccccccccccccccccattagaaTTGCTAAACACCACGGCTCTAGAAACATCTTTCCATTTTAATCCAGAAAGTAATCACCTCCCTGTTTTTAGCCGAGGGTGAGCATGAAGCCACTCCATGAAATGaagattagcattttttttttgtgcaaaatatatgtgaaaatgtctAATTTCATAGATAACGATGACTATTTATTCTGTCTTCTAAACTGTTGTCAGGTTATTCCCTTTCTTAGAATGCACTGGCCTTGAATATTTACAAAAATACTCTAAAGAATAGTGAAAAATACAAGAGAACGAACTTGCAAATTACAAATTTAAACACGACATAAATAGAACTTGACTTCTATTCacgtttatctttttttttttttttttttgggggggggggagggtggattatggatgaaaatatgaatctgctaatggatatgaaatactcaaagtatgctttccattatatttcatactAGATGGGGTTAGTttgtattgttcatattttagaTATTTCTTCACCATTAATAGCCTCAGTGCTTCAacaacacatgcacactttGAATTGGTTGCTTaagtagggaaaaaaaaaataagtcgcCTGCTGTTTTTTGTAGTAGACAGCCACACAATATATGTCAATTTTGGGCAATCTCTGGCAATGCAATGTCATAAGTGGAGTAGCTTTGTGACACTTGACAAAAGCATGATTTTCTCACAAACCCTTTATGTATATAAGGACTGAAAAATAGAGTTTGTTCCAAAACCTGAGAAAACTCAACATAATATcatatttacttctttttttttttttgcatataaaagAACATTTGACTTCACTCTTTAAGAAGGCAGAAACTATTTTCATTGCCCTTACATACGTCAGTGACttgtcgaggaaatgtgcatgtttttcctaaaagaaaaaaaaaagtgaaattctctTTAGGTTTTCCTTGaattgttctacgcatgtgacatcataaactgtagTACTCTTTTCACTCTGCTGCGACTGCACAAATTATTTAAAGATTATTAACTTTTGAACTGAATGTCcgcttttcaattttttaactGATGTGTTCAGatagtataagccagttcggggtacCAGTTTGAGCATGTGCAGAAAAGGGTTatttgtaccgagagacaggttggttttttaatttcactgagataagcatctgtaatgctaGGATTATTCGTggaatccttataaatggtgcctgccagtacatccacttgacagcaagcctggtgtttggcaatgttaacacacaaaaaaagtttgttaacatATTCAAAACAGCACTTAACAAAATAGATGATTCCCtaagtgttgattgacgaaccatactggtcacttcatctacactggttaggttcattctttgtttgaatatgagtTCCATGAATGGCTATGATGGGCAAGCTGCTGCATTATGTcactttgaattgagtgaagtgcctaaccaactgagaaaaatgaaaggtcatttgtacctatgtgcacatgagctatctccggACTGGCTTATTGCtgcgcattcactcaattcacatgtaggTCTATATGAAAGTGGACTTGCCCTCTATTAAACTCTGATTATAATTTTGAGCTTTCTTTAAGTAGGTTGTATAAAGTGCTGATATATTTGTGtaaggtttggtgaaaattaagtGTTAAAATGATTGGACGAGTTGTGAGACTGTAACATCAACACTTAAGGTATTTCTCATGCATGATCATAAATCTTTTGGCAATAACTTGTGTACGAGAAATCAGAGTTGACATATCGCTGTTAATGTCTAAGAGCGTCATAAAGGTGCTTTTGATTACCTTAAGATGTACCGGTAAATTCAAGGTACATATCTATGATCCATTCTAGAAGTAGAAGGATAATGCATGTGAAAGATATTTGTCACATAGATTACTATTACTCTGCACAAGCTTCAGggattttttaaataaaaagaattagTGCTTTTTGTCAATGTGGTAACttcctttaaaagaagaaaaagtaaagaTGGAAAGaacgaatatttttttcttattcaatgTACTGAccaaatttcatacatttttgatTGACATTGCCCTTTTTATGACACAATATGCATCTCGTATTAGAATttgtagaaatacaatgtatatatgacGTTCACTTTAAAGTAaaccatgaaaaagaaaatcgctgTTAACTTGTCCCTGTTCCATGAGACAtatattaaaatgataataatttataTGTAAGTATGCACTGTATTCATCATGTTTATGTTCTATTTGTTGTTGAATTGAAGTCTCTGACTTCAGTTTTCGAAAGATTGTGGTTTAATTGACTGAGAAACTGTGTGTAAATCTATGCATGCTATTTTGCTTCATGTTCGCAGTGTTACCTTAGGTAATTGTTTGTGAAGTCAGTGAAGGCATccagtatataattattttggttttaaaaaaagttataattttCACCATATGGGTTCAGAAAGGTAACCCTATATAGAGACGTATGCAAATTGTATTGCATCCTATATTGCAGTGACTTTATCACCCCATAGGGTGCAaaattacaacaataacaatatgaaCCATAATGGGTGCAGGTATGAGGTGCAGAAGGGGAACCctgtttataaaatgggttcaagaatgtagccaattggaagcgctgaaatgagtcacgtgcgcgtgcattaatttcttcaggcaTGCActctaagaagagtctctcttccacctccctggcctgacgtacgtcacaatgtttacactagtggtgcgcactcaatcagttgttacaagtgcgtcacgcgctactatacgcgctgtcaatcctgtaaacaacttctagttcgggccgcgggctgccacaacagccggcggcctttcttgtgcataacagtacgtggcgtacgtatactcttacacgtacgtacagtacttatgtgcgggatttccgagtgcgacgtgcgtaaatgtttgggacgaacatcttcggacatctgacttttgagcgagtgctacatgtagctgactggtattgacccacaaaggtacgtgaataatgctgttagttttcgacccattttataaaacaaatgatgcacaggattatttcgtggcgttagtgaaggtgcggcgagctctcgagtattgacaacggttgcaaacatgcactcggctgcgcctcgtgcatgtcgcaccattgtcaatactctcgagcgcgccgcaccttcactaacacactctatcctgtgcatcatttgtataatagaGGTCCATATTTGCACCTTATAGGGTGTTgaatatagggtgctaaataagaaccccccaaaaaaaaaatagaaccctaaatggagccgctggtgttacaacgatatgaagcagaaagggtgcaaatttgcacctgaatttttgttcaccctatggggtgcagaaagggaacccaatggaggggttcaaatatgcaccatatatggtgttaaatatagggtgctaaataagcacccccaaaaatagaaccctaaatggagccgctggtgttacaacgatatgaacCCTATTGGGAGCAGAAAGGGAACCCAATGGAGGGGTGCAAATATGCACCATATATGGTGTTaaatatagggtgctaaataagcacccccaaaaatagaaccctaaatggagccgctggtgttacaacgatatgcACCCTCCAGGGTGCAAATTAGAACCGTAATTTCTCAACATCTAACATTTCATCTtccaccgaatgaaatattctgtccattgcacggatggaaaacatttattatttgttttatataacgcctaaaatagatccttgtcatttgatgttttatcaatttagaaacaaaagagaatctgagatcgcgagagtgctcactgagcgctttacgcAAGCGTTTACCACGCGTAGTATACCGctctcagcgagcgtgcaatggagtAAATCGTAtcgatccaaaattgcacggtaaatggagccgCAATTGCAcgggtgatgacgtcatagtgaaatgggcctaatgatcaatgtcaaacaagcAATCAAATGACAGGGATtt of the Diadema setosum chromosome 16, eeDiaSeto1, whole genome shotgun sequence genome contains:
- the LOC140239603 gene encoding uncharacterized protein; translation: MKVHLFGAASSPGCANFGLKRAADDGEKEFGKDAADYIRKEFYVDDGLKSVPTIEDAVSLLKSAQGICSKAGLKLHKIMSNRKEVLEQFATDDRAKCVADLDLAVDLLPLERALGVVWCVENDSLQFRLELRDRPFTRRGILSTVCSIYDPNGLASPVTLRGKQILQSLCRLKLDWDSPIPDDIRPQREKWRMEISELENFQLPRCYKPPTFGSVKHAEFHFSDASQNGYGQCTYLRLVDENDDVSCSLVIAKSRVTPLKQQTIPRLELAAAVISAKMSAFLRNELTYPDVREYFWTDSKIVLGYISNESRRFHVYVANRVQQIRNESDPASWHYVDTSSNPADDASRGLTARELVDSSTWLAGPSFLHEKGKFLPPVHLQLTVEETDPEVKKSTSFSTRAQACSNLDANRLSHLSSWYRAKRAVAICLRFKHRLQMREVKLKKSPTVTRPVSRITLTVADLQEAETELLRCVQREHFDRELRVLTDLNIRDDSDRQTAKRRNDDIKSTSSLYRLDPFVDDKGIVRVGGRIRRANIPDYVRHPVIVPKDAHLTTLLIRHHHGEVNYMGRGATHNQLRQAGYWVIGGSSAVSSIVSKCVTCKRLRGPLEKQKMADLPEDRFEQAPPFTYCAVDYFGPFSITEKRSTVKRYVALFTCMASRSVHLESTNSLDTSSFINCLRRFVNRRGPVRQIRSDRGTAFVGARNELREALKQMDQDKIRHYLTENGTDWIPFKMNPPHASHMGGVWERQIQTVRRALEPLIMSAGKQQDDEAFRTFLSEAESIVNSRPLTTQNLNSLDAPEPLTPNHLLTMKAKVVLPPQGKFQRADLYARKWWRRVQHLTNEFWTRWRKEYLTDLQTRQKWTRPKKNLRVGDIVICKEADDNRGQWPLGRVSEVYPSDDGLIRKVQLVLADSSLDGRGKRHKQPIRMERPVHKLVLLLSPDESQ